The following coding sequences are from one Triticum aestivum cultivar Chinese Spring chromosome 5A, IWGSC CS RefSeq v2.1, whole genome shotgun sequence window:
- the LOC123103259 gene encoding kinesin-like protein KIN-5A produces the protein METSTPRRAPAADAAAASSYVSMSPSPSHTPRSSTKAKRTLNNGAAIVASSPSPSPSLAKGGGGGGGVNIQVLLRCRPLSKEELSINTPVVITCNEQRREVSAAQNIANKQIDRTFVFDKVFGPKSKQQDVFNHAVVPLVGEVLDGYNCTIFAYGQTGTGKTYTMEGGGGKTQDGELPSDAGVIPRAVKRIFDILEEQSAEYSMKVSFLELYNEELTDLLAPEESKFSDDKSKKPMALMEDGKGGVFVRGLEEEVVSSASEIYKILERGSGKRKTAETFLNKQSSRSHSIFSITIHIKECTPEGEEMIKCGKLNLVDLAGSENISRSGARDGRAREAGEINKSLLTLGRVINTLVEHSGHIPYRDSKLTRLLRDSLGGKTKTCIIATIAPSVHCLDETLSTLDYAHRAKNIKNKPEVNQKMMKSALIKDLYFEMDRLKQELYAAREKNGIYIPGEQYLANEAEKKAMSEKLDRLELCLESKDKQLDELQGLYDSQKVLSADLSDKLQTLQKRMQETECAIAVLEDKYMQANNTVKEKEYLIENLLKTEKVLVDEAHTLRTELENTTDDLSGLFSKLERKGTIEDANKNIVGHFHSQLTQDMNILHRNISTSVSQQESQLKVLEEEMQSFITSKGKVAGGLQNQVREMKESFSSRIAELHGFANELNLKSRSSSEKLNAQVSAHTSDLEDCLKGLLADADQLLIGLQNGLSQQEESLTTLVEQQHEGLTRNVERTKSISATTMNFFRTIDAHALELKRILEESQASHQKQLLQLQTKFEVCAADEEKYLMEKVSGLLAESNARKKNMVRDDISSLAKTASERSNSLQTETTKFHDFTSSMSEQWEAYVETTKEAFHRNISSVEQKKCCLVENLQQCKTRTQLCSEQWSNAQNSVLALGRSNAETIGSVISDGNDANSQLHMRFSSAVSTALEDNDVSSEALVCSIDDSLRLDRGIWETVRPIIAASQTQLGDLQRSHHEKTLGISGNANRSLGDEYKVDEPTCSTPTRRQINIPSSQSIEGLVTPLEDLVKSFRDSRTPSKLVTGNAKRLDLATEMERVPLTTIN, from the exons ATGGAGACCAGCACCCCTCGCAGGGCACCAGCAGCAGACGCTGCTGCGGCGTCCTCCTACGTCTCCATGTCCCCTTCCCCCTCCCACACCCCGCGCTCCTCCACCAAGGCCAAACGAACGCTCAACAACGGCGCAGCCATCGtcgcctcctccccttccccttccccttcccttgccaaggggggcggcggcggcggcggagttaaCATCCAGGTCCTCCTCAGATGCAG GCCTTTAAGCAAGGAGGAGCTGAGCATAAATACTCCTGTGGTCATCACTTGCAACGAGCAGAGGCGAGAGGTTTCCGCTGCCCAGAACATTGCAAACAAACAGATTGATCGAACATTTGTATTTGACAAG GTGTTCGGACCAAAGTCTAAACAGCAGGATGTGTTCAACCATGCCGTTGTTCCACTTGTAGGTGAAGTTCTGGATGGTTACAACTGCACTATATTTGCTTATGGGCAGACTGGAACTGGAAAAACATACACAATGGAAGGAGGAGGGGGCAAAACACAG GATGGCGAGCTTCCATCTGATGCTGGTGTTATTCCAAGGGCTGTCAAGAGAATATTTGATATTCTCGAGGAACAGAGTGCAGAATACAGCATGAAGGTCTCATTTCTTGAATTGTATAACGAGGAACTCACTGATCTTTTAGCTCCAGAGGAGTCTAAATTCTCAGATGACAAATCAAAGAAGCCCATGGCACTCATGGAAGATGGGAAGGGAGGAGTTTTTGTTAGGGGACTGGAGGAAGAGGTAGTTTCTTCAGCCAGTGAGATATATAAGATACTTGAGAGAGGTTCTGGCAAAAGGAAAACCGCTGAAACTTTCCTCAACAAGCAAAGTAGTCGGTCACACTCTATTTTCTCAATCACCATCCATATCAAGGAATGCACACCAGAGGGTGAAGAAATGATCAAGTGTGGAAAGCTTAACCTTGTTGATCTTGCTGGTTCAGAGAACATATCCCGGTCAGGTGCTAGAGAT GGCCGAGCCAGAGAAGCAGGAGAGATCAACAAAAGTTTGCTTACCCTTGGGCGTGTTATTAATACTCTCGTGGAGCACTCTGGTCACATACCATACAG AGATAGCAAGTTGACGAGATTGTTAAGAGATTCCTTGGGTGGAAAGACAAAGACTTGCATCATCGCAACCATTGCGCCTTCGGTGCATTGCCTTGATGAGACATTAAGCACACTAGACTATGCGCACCGTGCCAAAAATATCAAGAACAAACCAGAG GTTAATCAGAAGATGATGAAATCTGCACTCATCAAAGATTTATACTTCGAAATGGACCGCCTCAAGCAAG AACTGTATGCTGCTAGGGAAAAGAATGGTATTTATATTCCAGGGGAACAATACCTAGCCAATGAAGCTGAAAAGAAG GCTATGTCAGAGAAGCTAGACCGTTTAGAGCTTTGTTTGGAGTCAAAAGACAAG CAATTAGATGAGCTCCAAGGACTGTACGATTCTCAGAAAGTGTTAAGTGCAGACTTAAGCGATAAGCTTCAGACATTGCAG AAAAGGATGCAGGAAACTGAGTGCGCCATAGCAGTCCTTGAAGATAAGTATATGCAGGCAAACAATACAGTAAAAGAGAAGGAGTATCTGATAGAAAATCTTCTTAAAACAG AAAAAGTTCTTGTTGATGAAGCTCACACGCTTCGAACTGAGCTGGAGAATACAACAGATGATCTATCTGGGCTATTTTCAAAATTAG AAAGGAAGGGCACGATTGAAGATGCAAACAAAAATATAGTTGGACACTTCCATTCTCAGCTCACTCAAGACATGAATATCTTGCATAGAAACATCTCAACTTCGGTCTCTCAACAGGAGAGCCAACTGAAAGTACTTGAAGAGGAGATGCAATCTTTTATCACCTCAAAGGGCAAG GTTGCTGGAGGACTTCAAAATCAAGTAAGAGAAATGAAAGAGAGCTTCAGTTCAAGGATTGCAGAATTGCATGGCTTTGCTAATGAGCTCAACCTCAAATCCCGATCAAGCTCTGAGAAGCTGAATGCCCAAGTTAGCGCACACACATCTGATCTGGAGGAT TGTTTGAAGGGCCTCTTAGCTGATGCTGACCAATTACTCATTGGGCTACAAAATGGGCTCTCTCAGCAAGAAGAGAGCTTAACTACATTAGTTGAGCAGCAACATGAG GGACTCACTAGAAATGTGGAGAGAACAAAGTCTATCTCAGCAACTACAATGAATTTCTTTAGAACAATAGATGCTCATGCATTGGAACTCAAAAGGATATTAGAGGAATCGCAGGCATCACATCAAAAGCAACTTCTCCAGCTCCAAACGAAGTTTGAG GTCTGTGCCGCTGATGAAGAGAAGTATCTGATGGAGAAGGTATCAGGGTTGTTAGCagaatcaaatgctagaaagaaaAATATG GTTCGAGATGACATAAGTAGCCTTGCTAAGACGGCTTCTGAGCGATCCAACAGTTTGCAAACTGAAAccaccaagtttcatgatttcacaTCTTCTATGAGTGAGCAATGGGAAGCTTACGTGGAGACAACCAAAGAGGCATTTCACAGAAACATATCCTCTGTTGAACAGAAGAAATGTTGCTTGGTGGAGAATCTCCAGCAGTG CAAAACAAGGACACAATTGTGCTCAGAACAATGGAGCAATGCACAAAATTCAGTATTGGCTCTTGGAAGAAGCAATGCAGAAACAATAGGTTCAGTCATCAG CGATGGAAATGATGCAAACAGCCAACTTCACATGCGATTTTCATCCGCTGTCAGCACTGCTCTTGAAGATAATGATGTTTCAAGCGAAGCTCTTGTTTGCTCTATTGACG ATTCATTAAGATTGGACCGTGGGATCTGGGAGACTGTGAGACCTATCATCGCCGCATCACAGACTCAGCTTGGTGACCTTCAAAGGAGCCACCATGAGAAGACGCTGGGGATATCAGGGAATGCCAACAGATCACTGGGGGATGAGTACAAG GTGGATGAACCAACTTGTTCAACACCAACAAGGCGCCAGATTAACATCCCCAGCAGCCAATCGATCGAGGGCTTGGTAACTCCACTGGAAGACCTCGTCAAGTCATTCAGGGACAGTAGAACTCCGTCGAAACTCGTGACTGGAAACGCGAAGCGCTTAGATTTGGCAACTGAGATGGAGAGAGTTCCTCTCACTACAATTAACTAG